GATAACCCCTTGGTTGACGGCCGCCAGTTCGGTTTCGTTAAGTGCGACGCGTAACCGCAGGCAAGCCGGGCCACCGCCGTTCTGCATGCTCTGCTTGAGATCGAAAACTTTTACTTCGCGGATCAGGCCGCCAGAGCTGGTCAGGCCTTGCAGGTACTGCCAGACACGCTCGTTGCCACGGCATTCTTCCGGCACGATCAAGAGCATGGAGCCGTCAGGACGCGACAGCAGTTGGCTGTTGAACAGGTAGGAACGAACGGCGTCTTCAACGGTGACCGCGGAACGCGGTACACAGATCGACTGAAATTTCCCACCGACTTTGGCGAGTTTGCCTTGCAGCTCAGCGAGCATCTGGTCAGTGTCGAGGAAGGCGTCCTCGTGATAGAACAGCACTTCGCCATTACCCACGGCGATCACGTCGTTATGGAACACGCCCTGATCGATCACCGAAGGGTTCTGCTGGGCATAAACCACGCCGTCATCACGCAGACCGTGCAGACGCGCGACGGCTTGGGAGGCTTCGAGCGTCTGGCGCGCCGGGTACTTCTGCGGGGCCGGGTAACGGGTGTCGAACGCGCTGCGACCGAACACGAAAAACTCGACGCCGGCTTCACCGTAGTCACGGCAGAAACGGGTGTGGTTGGCCGCGCCTTCGTCACCGAACTGCGCCACGGCCGGCAACGCGGCGTGGTGAGCAAAGTGCTTCTGGTCGGCGAACATCGCGCCCAGCACACGACTGGTGGTCGGGTGCTCGATGCTGCGGTGATATTTGCAGTTCAGGTTGGCAGCCGTGAAATGCACGCGGCCGTCGGCGGTATCGGCGCTCGGGCTGACCGTGGCGGCGTTGGCCACCCACATGCTCGATGCCGAGCAACTGGCAACCAGCAGCGGCATTGCCTCCTTGGCAGCGCGCTCTATCACTTGCGCGTCGGTGCCGCTGAAACCCAAGCGGCGCAGTGCGCCGACGTCCGGACGTTCTTGTGGCGCCAAAACGCCTTGCTGAAAGCCCATCTCCATCAGCGCTTTCATCTTCGCCAGGCCTTGCAGCGCGGCTTCCTTCGGGTTCGAGGATTGCTGGCTGTTGCTCTGGGAGGCAACGTTGCCGTAGGACAGGCCACCGTAGTTATGGGTCGGCCCCACTAGACCGTCAAAATTGACTTCATAGGATTTCATCAGCGAGGCTCCACGAGAATCTGTTTTTTTAGGCATCAGTAACTAACTGTTCAGTGCGACCGTGTCGCGGCCATCGCGGGCAAGCCCGCTCCCACAGGTTCAGCAGTGTTCACAGATTTTGTGTTCCACGCAGACCTTGTGGGAGCGGGCTTGCCCGCGATTGGGCGTTACGCCATTTTCACGCCGGGCGTCAGGGCCGCTGGCAACACCAGGCTCGGGGTTTCCAGCGAGGCCACCGGGTACGCGCAATAATCTGCGGCGTAGTAGGCGCTGGCGCGATGGTTACCCGAGGCGCCGACACCGCCGAATGGCGCGCTGCTCGCAGCACCGGTCAACTGCTTGTTCCAGTTGACGATACCTGCGCGGCTTTCCAGCCAGAACTGCTGATAACGCGCTTCGGAATCCGACAGCAAGCCAGCCGCCAGGCCATAAGCAGTGTCATTGGCTTCAGCGATCGCCGCTTCAAAATCAGCGTAGCGGATCACTTGCAGCAGCGGACCGAACAGCTCTTCGTCCGGGCGATCAGCAACCGCTGTCACGTCCAGAATACCGGGGGTCAGCAAGGCAGACTGAGCCTGAGGCTGAGTCATTTCCAACAGCGCCACGGCGCCATTGGCCAGCAGATGTTCTTGCGCATCCATCAGCGCTTTCGCAGCGCCGAGGGAAATCACCGAGCCCATGAACGGCGCCGGTTGCTGATCGAACGCCCCGACTTCAATCGTCGAACTGACCGCCACCAGACGCGCCAGCAGCGTATCGCCCCAGGCGCCTTGTGGCACCAGCAAGCGACGGGCACAAGTGCACCGCTGACCGGCAGAAATGAATGCCGACTGAATGATGGTGTAAACGGCGGCATCGAGGTCCGCGACCTGATCCACCACCAGCGGGTTGTTGCCACCCATTTCCAGCGCGAGGATCTTGTCCGGACGACCTGCAAACTGCTGGTGCAGGTGATTGCCGGTACGGCTGGAACCGGTGAAGAACAGACCGTCGATGCCCGGGTTCGCCGCCAGGGCGATACCGGTTTCGCGAGCGCCTTGCAGCAGGTTCAGCACGCCAGCCGGCAGACCGGCTTCGATCCAGCACTTGACCGTCAGCTCAGCGACTTTCGGGGTCAGCTCGCTGGGCTTGAACAGCACACTGTTACCGGCCAGCAGCGCCGGTACGATGTGACCGTTCGGCAAGTGGCCGGGGAAGTTGTAAGGACCAAACACTGCCACCACACCGTGTGGCTTGTGACGCAACACCGCCGTGGCGTCGCCCAGCGGGCCGCTCTTCTCGCCGGTGCGTTCGCGGTAGCTCTGCACCGAGATCGCAATCTTGTTGACCATGCTGGTGACTTCAGTCGCCGCTTCCCACAGGGGTTTGCCGGTTTCTTCGCCGATGGTGCGAGCCAGCTCGTCAGCGTGATTCTTCAGCGCAGCGGCAAAGGCTTCCAGCACGCTGATGCGTTCTTCCAGGGTATGGCGAGCCCAGCTCGGGAACGCCTGACGTGCAGCTTGCACGGCCGACTCGACCTGACCGGCCGTGGCACCTTCGCCGGCCCACAGCACTTGCTGGGTCACCGGGTTTACCGATTGAAAGCTTTCACCCTGGCCAGCCAGCCATTCACCGGCGATGTATAGCGAATTCATTATTTCGACTCCCGAGCAGCAGACAACGGAACGGCGCGCACTTGATCGCCAGCGTTGAGTTGAAGACGTTTGGCGGTCAGCGGATCGACCACCAAAGTGCCGGCGGCGAAGCGTGCTGGTGCGGCAGTGATCCGGCAGTCTTCGCGCTTGCGGTTATGAATCAGGAATGGCGTGGCATCGTCACCCGGGGTGCCGATGGCCAGCACCAGCGCCTGGCTGTCACGCACTGCACGGATCTTGGTGGTTTCGCATTCCACCGCAGGGCCGGCATCGAAAATATCGACATAGCCTTGATAGCTGAACCCTTCACTCTTGAGCATCGACAGGGCCGGCTCGGTATCCGGGTGAACCTGGCCGATCACGTTGCGCGCGTCTGGCGACAGGAAGCAGGTGTACAGCGGGAATTTCGGCATCAGTTCGGCGATGAACGCCTTGTTGCCCACGCCAGTGAGGTAATCGGCCTGGCTGAACTCCATCTTGAAGAAGTGCCGGCCCAGGCTTTCCCAGAACGGCGAACGCCCGGCGTCATCGGACACACCGCGCATTTCGGCGATGATCTTGTTGCCGAACAGTTGCGGGAACTCGGCGATGAACAGCATCCGCGCCTTGGCCAGCATGCGACCGTTGAGGCCAGTGCGGAAATCGGCGTGCAGGAACAGCGAGCACAGCTCAGAGTTGCCAGTCAGGTCGTTGGCCAGGAACAGCGTCGGGATTTCGCGATAGATGTTCAGTTCTTGCGAGGCGCTGACTGTCAGGCCGACCCGGAAGTTGTACCAGGGCTCACGCAGACCGACGGCGCCAGCAATGGCGGAAATGCCCACCACGCGGCCGTTGTCGTCTTCGAGCACGAACAGGTAGTCCGCATCGCCCCGCCCGGCTTCGCCGCGGAAGGTCTTCTCGGCCCAGCCGACCCGATGGGCCAGACGCTCTTCGTTGGCCGGCAAGGTGGTCAGGCCGGTGCCGGTGCTGCGGGCCAGGTCGATCAGAGCGGGTAAATCGCTGCTGCGTACGGGACGAACGATCATGCTATCTCCTCAAACGGGCCGCTGACGCCACCCGTGAAACTCGCTGCTTTACTAAGCATTCATTCTTTATAGGCATAGCAGCAGGCGTTAAACCGCCACCAGGCGCACGCTGGCACCTTCACCGACGCCCAAGGCTTCGGCCGCTTCAAGATCCAGGGTTACGGGTTTGCCCGGCGCGTAATCGAGCTCAAGCAAAACGGCGCGGTAATCCTGCAACTGGGCGTTGGCCACCAGATATTGACGACCGGCACCTTTGACCGGCTCACCGATCTTCACCGGCACTACACGGCTCTGGGCGATCGAACGGATCCCCGAGACGCGGGCGTGCAGAGTCGGGCCACCGTCGAAAATGTCGATGTAGTGATCGGTCTCGAAGCCTTCGCGCATCAGGATGTCAAAAGTGATCTGCGCCCGTGGGTGCACCTGGCCCATCGCCTCTTGAGCGGAGTCCGGCAGCAACGGCACGTAGATTGGGTAATGCGGCATCAGCTCGGCCAGGAACGTGCGGCTTTTCAGGCCACACAGACGCTCGGCTTCGGCGTAGTTGAGGTCGAAGAAGTTGCGACCGATGGCATCCCAGAACGGCGAGTCGCCATTTTCGTCGCTGTAACCGACGATCTCGGTGACTACCGAATCAGCAAAGCGCTCCGGATGGCTGGCCACGAACAACAGGCGACCACGGGAATTGAGCTCAGCCCAAGGCGACCCCACCAACTCCGGCTTCACGTAGAAACTGGTCAGCAAGCTGTTGCCGGTCAGGTCGTGGCACTGGGAGAGCACGTGGATTTTGTTGTGGATCTTCAGTTCGCGGGAAGCGTGCACGAACGTTTCGTTACGAAAGCTGTAGAACGGCTCGGAATAACCGGCCGAGGCAACGATGGCCGAACAGCCGACCAGCTTGCCGGTGGCCGTGTCTTCGAGGACAAAGAAATAACTCTCTTCACCGTTGAAGCTGACTTCGGCGGCGAACGAGGCTTCGCTTGCCGCGATCTTGTCGCTCAGGCGTTCAACGTCATCCGGCAAGGAAGTGACACCAATCGGGCTGTCCGCAGCCAGACGCTGTACCTCGCCCAGATCAGCCATTTGCGCGGGGCGCATCACCAGCATGGTGTCACTCCTTTCTCGAAAAAATTCATTAGAAAAATGCCCGGCTCATGTGGGAGCGGGCTTGCCCGCGATAGCGTCCTGTCAGATAACAATGAAGTCGGCTGTCAGGCCCTCATCGCGGGCAAGCCCGCTCCCACATTTACGGTGCCCGGCACATAAAAATTGGTTCGACGCCTGAACAGTTCAGGCGTCGAAGGGACTATCAGGCTTGCGTCAGCTTCGCCGCGGCGCGTTCGAAACGGTCCAGGCCGGCATCGATATCGGCGTCTTCAACCACCAGGCTTGGCGCGAAACGAATCACGTCCGGGCCGGCTTGCAGAATCATCAGGCCTTCACGCTCGGCGGCGTTGAAGATGTCCTTGGCCTTGCCTTTCCAGGCATCGCTCAGTACGCAACCGAGCAGCAGGCCCAGACCGCGGACTTCAGTGAAGAGGCCATACTTCTCGCCGATCTGCTCAAGACGGGTCTTGAACTTGTCGTGCTTGGCATTGACGCCGTTCAGCACTTCTGGCGTGTTGATCACATCGATCACCGCTTCAGCAACAGCGCACGCCAGCGGGTTACCGCCATACGTGGTGCCGTGGGTACCGACGACCAGGTGTTTGGCCAGGTCTTCGGTGGTCAGCATTGCTGCGATCGGGAAACCACCGCCCAGGCTCTTGGCGCTGGTCAGGATGTCCGGGGTCACGCCGTAATGCTGATAGGCGAACAGCTTGCCGCTGCGACCCATGCCGGTCTGGACTTCGTCGAAAACCAGCAGCGCGTTATGCGCGTCGCACAGTTCACGAGCACCTTGCAGGTAAGACAGCTCGGCCGGCAATACGCCGCCTTCGCCCTGGATCGGCTCCAGAACCACCGCGCACGTCTTGTCGGAAACAGCGGCTTTCAGCGCGGCCAGATCGTTGTAAGGCACGTGGGTGATGCCAGTGATCTTCGGACCGAAGCCGTCGGAGTACTTCGACTGGCCACCAACGTTCACGGTGAACAGGGTACGGCCGTGAAAGCTGTTGAGCGCGGCAACGATTTCATACTTCTCGGTACCGAAACGGTCATGGGCCACACGACGGGCCAGCTTGAAAGCGGCCTCGTTGGCTTCGGCGCCAGAGTTGCAGAAGAACACACGCTCGGCAAACGTGGCGTCGACCAGCTTATGGGCCAGACGCAAGGCCGGCTCGTTGGTGAACACGTTGGACACGTGCCACAGCTTGTTCGCCTGCTCGGTCAATGCAGCGACCAGCGCCGGATGCGCATGGCCCAATACGTTAACGGCAATCCCGCCGGCGAAGTCGATCAGCTCGCGGCCAGACTGGTCCCAAACACGGGAACCGGCGCCACGCACAGGAATGAAAGCGGCTGGCGCGTAGTTGGGAACCATTACCTGGTCGAAATCGGCGCGTTCTACCGCAGCGTGCTCAACGGACATCGGAGTCTCCTGAAGAGGAACGCTCGCCTGAAACTGGCGAGCGATGGGGGGATTGTAAGGACAGTTTTCAGCCGGGCCTTGCCGCCAAGCGACAACTTCTTATAGCGCGAACACAGGTTTTGCCCGGGTTTACGGCAATGCGACAAATAGCGTCGCAAAGGCGCAGTTTAAACTGCCTGCGGGGTTTGCGGCAGGTTGCGAGGATCTTACTCATCCGGATTTTACGGTGGCGGTACATATGTACCGCACGTCGCTGGCGCTCATGGTGTTTTCTGAGGTCTTCTTAACGCCAACGGCAACCTTCATGAGCCTTACCAACGAAAATCCGGACGCTGTCCATCTCGATCCGATGTCACCCTTCAACAGGGACAGCCATTACCAGCCTCTGATAAACGTCATCCCCCGCTGGCTGACGCAGGCGACCGCGCAAAAGCGCGAAGCCTTGAGCAAGGCCAAACCCCGACTGCCGGCCGGACTCAACAACGCGTCCCGCAGCCAGCATGCCGAATTACGCACACTCAATGCCTTGCACTGGCAAGCGCAGAACCGCGTCGATCAGTCCCTGGCCAAGGTGAAAAATGCCAGCGCCTTTGCCGAACCGTTGCTGGTTGCAGCGCTCAAGAAGCGCTTCGGTCTGGAGCTGGACGTCCACCAGACCTTTTTGCGTCTTTATATTCCCGCCCATATCCCGTGGCTGCGGCTGAAGTCGGGCGCGGCGCGCATCTGGACGGTGTCGCTGCTGGATGCCGCGCTGCACAACTTCGAAAGCAGCGAGACCGAGGACGACGCCTTTGAGCCCGCCTCGACCTACATCAGCGCACCGTCCTCTGCGGGGCAATTCAATGAGCTGCCGCACGTTCTGCAAAAAATGCCCATCACGGCATTCACCCAACTGTGCCGGGAGCTGGATATTGGCGAACACTACAAAACCCACCTCGAAGAAAACCTGGGCATCAGCAATCCCGTGGTCGCGGCGCCCCTGCAATCCAGCGTCCGCGACAGCCAGAAAACGGCCCTCAACACCGCCCTGCAAATGGCCTACCTGCAAAACAAGCTTGGCGGCGATGTCCATGGCCTGATCCTTGGCTTACTCGACGGCCTGCAACATTTACGTCTGCGCGGACAGGCATGGGGCTGTCATGAACTGACTATCATGAACGCACGCCTGACCGGCATCGTGGTGTTTTTTCCGGACCTGGAACGTGCGCGTGAAGTGGCCCGAGTGGTGGCCTATATCCCCGACGATCCCGAACATCCGATCAAGGAATATGCCTCCTCCGGCGCCTTCGCCCAGGAACTGACCCAACGTTTGCGCCGTCATGACTATCAACAGTTCTTTAGCCGCTTTATCGATCATGAGGATCGCGGGCACTTCTTCGCTCAGTTAAACGACCGACTTGTCTCCATTACCTGGCAACCGGTTCAGCCTGGCGACCCACGCCCCACCTGGAGAGAAAAACCAAACCAGCGCGCCGACCTGCAAATGACGGCGACGCCGATCAAAGGCGATCTGTGGGTTCATCTCTACCAACGCAAACTCGACAAGATCCTCAACGATGCCCGAGTCATCGCAGTATCCACGGCGACGGTCGATCAGAAAGCTCGCTGGGCGTTATGGGACTCCTTTACGGAAATCGCCTCGGCACTGCTAAACATCGCAGCCTTTGTCGCCATGCCGTTCGTGCCCTTCCTCGGTGAACTGATGCTGGCTTATATGGCGTACCAGTTACTCGACGAAACCTTCGAAAGCATCGTCGACTGGGCAGAAGGTCAGACGACCGAAGCCTTCGAGCATTTGATGGGCGTGCTTGAGTCGGCCGTGCAACTGGGCACTTTTGCTGCCGGCGGCGTCGTGGCAGCAGGCGAATTTCGCGCCGTGTTGCCGCGTGAAATCGTTCAGTTCATCGACCGCTTCCACTCTGTCAAAACGCCTCGGGGTGAAAGCCGCTACTGGAAGCCGGATCTGAGCACCTATGAACAGCACGGCCCACTCCCTCAGACTGCCAGACCCGATGAACTCGGGCTGTACCGCCACGACGGCAAAACCCTGTTGTCACTGGACAACAAACCCTACGCCGTCAGCCAAGACTCCGTGACCGGTGAGCACCGCATCGATCACCCGAGCCGTCCGCAAGCCTATAAACCCGTACTCAAACACAATGGCGCCGGAGCCTGGCAGACCGAAATCGACCAGCCGTTGAGCTGGGATCAAGCCACGGTGCTGCGCCGCCTGGGCCCTGACATGGAACGGTTCGCACCCTCGGTGCGTGAACGAATGCTCCAGATCAGCGGCTGCCACGAGAATGCCTTGCGCAAGATGCATGTGAACTCCAGTCAGATGCCTGCGCTGCTCGCCGACACGCTGCTGCGTTTCAAGATCGATCAGGACATCCAGACCTTCATTGAGCTGATCGGCAGCGAACAACCGACCGACTACCTGAAAGCCGACCCCATCACACAACTGGAACTGCTGCGTGACAACCATTACTGGCCGGCCAAAAAAGGGCTGCGCCTGGTCGACAACAAAGCACAAACCCTCTGGGAACACAGCGCCCCCGGCCAACCCACGGTCCAGATCAATCAGGCGCACCTCAGCAACGGCGACCTGATCCATACGCTACTGCTGACTCTGGGGGAAACCGAAACCAGAACGCTGATGGGCGAACAGTTCGGCACACCCTCCCCCAGTTTGGGCACCCGCGCCCGCACATTACGCAGGGAACTGAAAGCGCTCGCCGAGAGCAGGCGAGAAACCCTGTTCGACCATCGATACCGCCGACTGGATCGAGCCGCCTCTGGGCTGACGCAAAAACTCATCGACGCCGAACACGGTTTGCCGAGCAGCGTGGCAGAAGCACTGCTGCAAACCGCCAGCGACAAAGAGCTGCAACAACTTAAGCGCGGTATCTTGTCCAAACGCCTCGAACAGCTCACCCGTGAAGCCCGATTGCAAGTCAGGGTCACCCGGGCTTATGAAGGTCTGGAGATCCGTTCAAGCGCCAACAACCCCGACACCGATCGACTGGCCCTGCACACCTTGCAGCGACTGCCTGGCTGGTCGGGGCAAATACGTCTGGAAATCCGCGAATACGCCCATGATGGACGTCTGCTCGACAGTGTCGGCACTGCCGATGCGCCAATCCGCAAAGTGCTCGTTCTAAATGCCGATGGCAGCTATCAGGCCTTTGACGATGCCGGCCTTGAGCTCAGCGGCGCGAGCACGTTCTATCTGGATTTATTGCAGGCGCTACCGGACAGCGAGCGCTCGGCGCTAGGCATCCACATGGGTGAAGGTGAAAAACTCAAGCGACTGATTCGCACTCATGCCCTGAACCGCGAGGAACTGCACTCGGTCCTGGCGCAACATCCAATCCTGAAGCCCACCTACGATCCGACCGTCATGCGTTTGCTCGGTGGCACGGATGGCTATCATCGCGGAGTGTTCAGTGCGCCAACGTTACAGGCCTACGCCCATGAACTATTCCCGCACTTGTCAGGCGAGGAACTGCAAGCCTTTGTCGAACGCTTGCAACGGCACCCGACCGGCCCACGGGCAGAGCTGACCCGGCTCATGACCGAACGCGCCCGGCTCAGCAATGCCCTGAACCTCTGGCGTAACGAAATCCCACTGTTCATGCCGGATACCCGGATCCGAATTACCCCTGAACAATTCAGCATTCAGAAGCGAAATCGCCGACACCTGGCAGAGGCATTACTCGATTGCTGGCGAAAACAAGCCACACCGCCCCAGGGTGAGGACCCTGTGGTCGAGTTCCGTTTCTCCCAACCGATAGTGGGTGAGTTTCCGGTGCTCGGCGAGGGCTTCAGACACGTGACAAGCCTGTCACTGGACGGCCATCGCGCCACACGTGGGATGCATGATTTTTTGCGAGGTTTCTCAGGCTTGCGTCGCCTGGCCTTGCGCGATTTCAGGCTCAATCACCTTCCGCAAGCCATTGTGCAATCGCCGAACCTCACCGAACTGATTCTCAGCGACTGCGCCATTACCCTCACACCAGAGAGCCACGCCACCCTGTCAGCGCTGAACAAACTGGTGATTCTGGACCTGTACAAAAACCCGCTGGGGCTCAACCCCACTGTCGAGAATATGCCGCAGCTGAACTACATCGACGTATCGGACACCGGCATTTCCAGCTTCCCCCCCGGTTTGCTGACCCGGCCACACCTTCGAACTGTTCTGCTCAATGACAATCAGATCCAGGAACTGCCCACCGCGCTCTTTGAT
This genomic stretch from Pseudomonas wuhanensis harbors:
- the astD gene encoding succinylglutamate-semialdehyde dehydrogenase; amino-acid sequence: MMNSLYIAGEWLAGQGESFQSVNPVTQQVLWAGEGATAGQVESAVQAARQAFPSWARHTLEERISVLEAFAAALKNHADELARTIGEETGKPLWEAATEVTSMVNKIAISVQSYRERTGEKSGPLGDATAVLRHKPHGVVAVFGPYNFPGHLPNGHIVPALLAGNSVLFKPSELTPKVAELTVKCWIEAGLPAGVLNLLQGARETGIALAANPGIDGLFFTGSSRTGNHLHQQFAGRPDKILALEMGGNNPLVVDQVADLDAAVYTIIQSAFISAGQRCTCARRLLVPQGAWGDTLLARLVAVSSTIEVGAFDQQPAPFMGSVISLGAAKALMDAQEHLLANGAVALLEMTQPQAQSALLTPGILDVTAVADRPDEELFGPLLQVIRYADFEAAIAEANDTAYGLAAGLLSDSEARYQQFWLESRAGIVNWNKQLTGAASSAPFGGVGASGNHRASAYYAADYCAYPVASLETPSLVLPAALTPGVKMA
- a CDS encoding dermonecrotic toxin domain-containing protein; this encodes MSLTNENPDAVHLDPMSPFNRDSHYQPLINVIPRWLTQATAQKREALSKAKPRLPAGLNNASRSQHAELRTLNALHWQAQNRVDQSLAKVKNASAFAEPLLVAALKKRFGLELDVHQTFLRLYIPAHIPWLRLKSGAARIWTVSLLDAALHNFESSETEDDAFEPASTYISAPSSAGQFNELPHVLQKMPITAFTQLCRELDIGEHYKTHLEENLGISNPVVAAPLQSSVRDSQKTALNTALQMAYLQNKLGGDVHGLILGLLDGLQHLRLRGQAWGCHELTIMNARLTGIVVFFPDLERAREVARVVAYIPDDPEHPIKEYASSGAFAQELTQRLRRHDYQQFFSRFIDHEDRGHFFAQLNDRLVSITWQPVQPGDPRPTWREKPNQRADLQMTATPIKGDLWVHLYQRKLDKILNDARVIAVSTATVDQKARWALWDSFTEIASALLNIAAFVAMPFVPFLGELMLAYMAYQLLDETFESIVDWAEGQTTEAFEHLMGVLESAVQLGTFAAGGVVAAGEFRAVLPREIVQFIDRFHSVKTPRGESRYWKPDLSTYEQHGPLPQTARPDELGLYRHDGKTLLSLDNKPYAVSQDSVTGEHRIDHPSRPQAYKPVLKHNGAGAWQTEIDQPLSWDQATVLRRLGPDMERFAPSVRERMLQISGCHENALRKMHVNSSQMPALLADTLLRFKIDQDIQTFIELIGSEQPTDYLKADPITQLELLRDNHYWPAKKGLRLVDNKAQTLWEHSAPGQPTVQINQAHLSNGDLIHTLLLTLGETETRTLMGEQFGTPSPSLGTRARTLRRELKALAESRRETLFDHRYRRLDRAASGLTQKLIDAEHGLPSSVAEALLQTASDKELQQLKRGILSKRLEQLTREARLQVRVTRAYEGLEIRSSANNPDTDRLALHTLQRLPGWSGQIRLEIREYAHDGRLLDSVGTADAPIRKVLVLNADGSYQAFDDAGLELSGASTFYLDLLQALPDSERSALGIHMGEGEKLKRLIRTHALNREELHSVLAQHPILKPTYDPTVMRLLGGTDGYHRGVFSAPTLQAYAHELFPHLSGEELQAFVERLQRHPTGPRAELTRLMTERARLSNALNLWRNEIPLFMPDTRIRITPEQFSIQKRNRRHLAEALLDCWRKQATPPQGEDPVVEFRFSQPIVGEFPVLGEGFRHVTSLSLDGHRATRGMHDFLRGFSGLRRLALRDFRLNHLPQAIVQSPNLTELILSDCAITLTPESHATLSALNKLVILDLYKNPLGLNPTVENMPQLNYIDVSDTGISSFPPGLLTRPHLRTVLLNDNQIQELPTALFDLPTTVKEGVDLGGNPISAATRERIKIHFGRTRQDFAVFAEQADIDRVQALYPGMDQEEASEFIYLRPGTLADGKAAITRLETELNTLNNDLSAWTADVPAVHPVSGAPFTAQELLSEHSIRDEFKRIVERCWRRQTALDDFNQQLQPTYELSLPTIIVGNLPALRADFSHVSLLYLHTVDGLTSGAERFLESFPRLKGLTLRNYRQQNFPESISRMGDLTALTMTDCQLTLTAQSALELAQMEQLDYLDLSDNPLGATPDVSQMSRLTTLLLNNTGITELPPSLLRLKSLDTVDLSENAITHIPADIMELPLEIGESINLRDNPLSEESVQTLINYFRQTGVDFGVDAVIDQAEMEVSSSGSSDVDE
- the astB gene encoding N-succinylarginine dihydrolase encodes the protein MKSYEVNFDGLVGPTHNYGGLSYGNVASQSNSQQSSNPKEAALQGLAKMKALMEMGFQQGVLAPQERPDVGALRRLGFSGTDAQVIERAAKEAMPLLVASCSASSMWVANAATVSPSADTADGRVHFTAANLNCKYHRSIEHPTTSRVLGAMFADQKHFAHHAALPAVAQFGDEGAANHTRFCRDYGEAGVEFFVFGRSAFDTRYPAPQKYPARQTLEASQAVARLHGLRDDGVVYAQQNPSVIDQGVFHNDVIAVGNGEVLFYHEDAFLDTDQMLAELQGKLAKVGGKFQSICVPRSAVTVEDAVRSYLFNSQLLSRPDGSMLLIVPEECRGNERVWQYLQGLTSSGGLIREVKVFDLKQSMQNGGGPACLRLRVALNETELAAVNQGVIMTAPLYGTLTEWVDKHYRDRMTENDLADPQLLLECRTALDELTQILKLGAVYPFQIN
- a CDS encoding aspartate aminotransferase family protein, coding for MSVEHAAVERADFDQVMVPNYAPAAFIPVRGAGSRVWDQSGRELIDFAGGIAVNVLGHAHPALVAALTEQANKLWHVSNVFTNEPALRLAHKLVDATFAERVFFCNSGAEANEAAFKLARRVAHDRFGTEKYEIVAALNSFHGRTLFTVNVGGQSKYSDGFGPKITGITHVPYNDLAALKAAVSDKTCAVVLEPIQGEGGVLPAELSYLQGARELCDAHNALLVFDEVQTGMGRSGKLFAYQHYGVTPDILTSAKSLGGGFPIAAMLTTEDLAKHLVVGTHGTTYGGNPLACAVAEAVIDVINTPEVLNGVNAKHDKFKTRLEQIGEKYGLFTEVRGLGLLLGCVLSDAWKGKAKDIFNAAEREGLMILQAGPDVIRFAPSLVVEDADIDAGLDRFERAAAKLTQA
- the aruF gene encoding arginine/ornithine succinyltransferase subunit alpha translates to MLVMRPAQMADLGEVQRLAADSPIGVTSLPDDVERLSDKIAASEASFAAEVSFNGEESYFFVLEDTATGKLVGCSAIVASAGYSEPFYSFRNETFVHASRELKIHNKIHVLSQCHDLTGNSLLTSFYVKPELVGSPWAELNSRGRLLFVASHPERFADSVVTEIVGYSDENGDSPFWDAIGRNFFDLNYAEAERLCGLKSRTFLAELMPHYPIYVPLLPDSAQEAMGQVHPRAQITFDILMREGFETDHYIDIFDGGPTLHARVSGIRSIAQSRVVPVKIGEPVKGAGRQYLVANAQLQDYRAVLLELDYAPGKPVTLDLEAAEALGVGEGASVRLVAV
- the astA gene encoding arginine N-succinyltransferase; its protein translation is MIVRPVRSSDLPALIDLARSTGTGLTTLPANEERLAHRVGWAEKTFRGEAGRGDADYLFVLEDDNGRVVGISAIAGAVGLREPWYNFRVGLTVSASQELNIYREIPTLFLANDLTGNSELCSLFLHADFRTGLNGRMLAKARMLFIAEFPQLFGNKIIAEMRGVSDDAGRSPFWESLGRHFFKMEFSQADYLTGVGNKAFIAELMPKFPLYTCFLSPDARNVIGQVHPDTEPALSMLKSEGFSYQGYVDIFDAGPAVECETTKIRAVRDSQALVLAIGTPGDDATPFLIHNRKREDCRITAAPARFAAGTLVVDPLTAKRLQLNAGDQVRAVPLSAARESK